A DNA window from Brassica napus cultivar Da-Ae chromosome C1, Da-Ae, whole genome shotgun sequence contains the following coding sequences:
- the LOC106397365 gene encoding mRNA cap guanine-N7 methyltransferase 1-like isoform X3 has translation MKRGFSQSPSSSTPPPSSRFKPNPPGGDSEYDEEESTKNFARKVADHYSRRTNQTLEEREASPIIHLKKLNNWIKSVLIQLYARPDDAVLDLACGKGGDLIKWDKARIGYYVGIDIAEGSIEDCRTRYNGDADHHQRRKKFSFPSRLLCGDCFEVELDKILEEDAPFDICSCQFAMHYSWTTEARARRALANVSALLRPGGVFIGTMPDANVIIKKLRQAEGLEIGNSVYWIRFGEEYSQKKFKSSSPFGIEYIFHLEDAVDCPEWIVPFNIFKSLAEEVTNFTPLRVQGFRHYLSFRLTLSHEQYDLELVFVKNSHEFVHEYMKKPEFVELMRRLGALGDGNQDQSTLSADEWDAAYLYLSFVLRKGGGHSVGAQRRGGRRKNGKMNLSKDDVLYIDN, from the exons ATGAAACGAGGATTCTCACAATCTCCTTCCAGCTCTACTCCTCCTCCTTCCTCCAGATTCAAACCCAACCCTCCAG GAGGTGATTCAGAGTATGATGAAGAGGAGAGCACAAAGAACTTTGCGAGGAAAGTAGCAGATCATTACAGTCGAAGAACAAACCAAACATTGGAAGAGAGAGAAGCTAGTCCCATCATTCATTTGAAGAAACTTAACAATTGG attAAAAGTGTGTTGATCCAGCTTTATGCTCGTCCTGACGATGCTGTTCTAGACCTTGCCTGTGGGAAG GGTGGTGATTTGATCAAGTGGGACAAGGCAAGGATCGGGTACTATGTTGGAATCGATATAGCTGAAGGTTCG ATTGAAGACTGTCGAACGCGTTATAATGGGGACGCAGACCATCACCAACGCCGTAAGAAGTTCAGCTTTCCCTCCCGTTTATTATGTGGTGATTGTTTTGAG GTAGAACTAGACAAGATTCTTGAAGAGGATGCCCCTTTTGATATCTGCAGTTGCCAG TTTGCAATGCATTACTCATGGACTACTGAGGCACGTGCACGACGAGCTTTGGCTAATGTCTCAGCTCTTCTTCGTCCTGGAGGCGTCTTTATCGGAACAATGCCTGATGCCAATGTTATCATTAAAAAACTCCGACAAg CTGAAGGTTTGGAGATTGGTAATAGTGTGTACTGGATTCGTTTTGGTGAAGAATATTCTCAAAAG AAGTTCAAATCTAGCAGCCCCTTTGGTATCGAATACATATTTCATCTCGAG GATGCTGTTGATTGCCCTGAATGGATTGTGCCCTTTAACATCTTCAAGTCTTTAGCCGAAGAGGTAACTAATTTTACCCCTCTCCGTGTTCAAGGGTTTAGACATTATTTATCATTCAGGTTGACATTGTCCCATGAACAGTATGATCTAGAGTTGGTGTTTGTGAAGAACTCACACGAGTTTGTCCATGAGTATATGAAAAAACCAGAGTTTGTAGAACTCATGAGAAGGCTTGGTGCTCTAGGTGATGGTAATCAAGACCAGA GCACGTTATCAGCTGATGAATGGGATGCTGCATATCTATACCTCTCTTTTGTCTTGAGGAAG GGAGGAGGACACTCtgttggagctcaaaggagagGAGGGAGGAGGAAGAATGGGAAAATGAACTTATCCAAAGACGATGTTTTGTATATTGATAACTGA
- the LOC106397365 gene encoding mRNA cap guanine-N7 methyltransferase 1-like isoform X1: MKRGFSQSPSSSTPPPSSRFKPNPPGGDSEYDEEESTKNFARKVADHYSRRTNQTLEEREASPIIHLKKLNNWIKSVLIQLYARPDDAVLDLACGKVIVLLLCSCQWLCFLRLIAMYCFNICQGGDLIKWDKARIGYYVGIDIAEGSIEDCRTRYNGDADHHQRRKKFSFPSRLLCGDCFEVELDKILEEDAPFDICSCQFAMHYSWTTEARARRALANVSALLRPGGVFIGTMPDANVIIKKLRQAEGLEIGNSVYWIRFGEEYSQKKFKSSSPFGIEYIFHLEDAVDCPEWIVPFNIFKSLAEEVTNFTPLRVQGFRHYLSFRLTLSHEQYDLELVFVKNSHEFVHEYMKKPEFVELMRRLGALGDGNQDQSTLSADEWDAAYLYLSFVLRKGGGHSVGAQRRGGRRKNGKMNLSKDDVLYIDN; encoded by the exons ATGAAACGAGGATTCTCACAATCTCCTTCCAGCTCTACTCCTCCTCCTTCCTCCAGATTCAAACCCAACCCTCCAG GAGGTGATTCAGAGTATGATGAAGAGGAGAGCACAAAGAACTTTGCGAGGAAAGTAGCAGATCATTACAGTCGAAGAACAAACCAAACATTGGAAGAGAGAGAAGCTAGTCCCATCATTCATTTGAAGAAACTTAACAATTGG attAAAAGTGTGTTGATCCAGCTTTATGCTCGTCCTGACGATGCTGTTCTAGACCTTGCCTGTGGGAAGGTTATTGTACTCTTGTTGTGTTCATGTCAGTGGTTATGTTTCTTAAGACTGATTGCTATGTATTGCTTTAACATCTGCCAGGGTGGTGATTTGATCAAGTGGGACAAGGCAAGGATCGGGTACTATGTTGGAATCGATATAGCTGAAGGTTCG ATTGAAGACTGTCGAACGCGTTATAATGGGGACGCAGACCATCACCAACGCCGTAAGAAGTTCAGCTTTCCCTCCCGTTTATTATGTGGTGATTGTTTTGAG GTAGAACTAGACAAGATTCTTGAAGAGGATGCCCCTTTTGATATCTGCAGTTGCCAG TTTGCAATGCATTACTCATGGACTACTGAGGCACGTGCACGACGAGCTTTGGCTAATGTCTCAGCTCTTCTTCGTCCTGGAGGCGTCTTTATCGGAACAATGCCTGATGCCAATGTTATCATTAAAAAACTCCGACAAg CTGAAGGTTTGGAGATTGGTAATAGTGTGTACTGGATTCGTTTTGGTGAAGAATATTCTCAAAAG AAGTTCAAATCTAGCAGCCCCTTTGGTATCGAATACATATTTCATCTCGAG GATGCTGTTGATTGCCCTGAATGGATTGTGCCCTTTAACATCTTCAAGTCTTTAGCCGAAGAGGTAACTAATTTTACCCCTCTCCGTGTTCAAGGGTTTAGACATTATTTATCATTCAGGTTGACATTGTCCCATGAACAGTATGATCTAGAGTTGGTGTTTGTGAAGAACTCACACGAGTTTGTCCATGAGTATATGAAAAAACCAGAGTTTGTAGAACTCATGAGAAGGCTTGGTGCTCTAGGTGATGGTAATCAAGACCAGA GCACGTTATCAGCTGATGAATGGGATGCTGCATATCTATACCTCTCTTTTGTCTTGAGGAAG GGAGGAGGACACTCtgttggagctcaaaggagagGAGGGAGGAGGAAGAATGGGAAAATGAACTTATCCAAAGACGATGTTTTGTATATTGATAACTGA
- the LOC125580016 gene encoding uncharacterized protein LOC125580016 encodes MSALAISNFKAVLGPVQLPRVWFSPLDWFQGLTPFKCSLQQKGIILLMPTSDEIMKIMFSLNPNKAPGPGGLTSGFFKASWSLLGKDCAISIQKFFNTVLASEIVNGYHKNRGSKKITIKVDIAKAFDTLSWDFLLSALESLDLPDHFIRLLKACICTTSFMVGYNGTVSDFLKGKRGFRQGDPLSLYLFVIAMNYLSLMLDKDARPGNLSYHHQCQKTKLTHLSFASGLTEQEISAIQGSTGMPNRSLPMRYLGVPLCTKKLYLQNREPLLQQIKQCISSWFAKALSFAGRLLLIKTNIAGVSTFWCSSFILPKSCINKINSLCGIFLWKGSSEGHHSAKVSWETVTLTKKQGGLGVKDLHSWNLACIMKLV; translated from the exons ATGAGTGCTCTTGCCATTTCAAATTTCAAAGCTGTCCTCGGGCCTGTTCAACTCCCACGTGTTTGGTTCTCCCCACTAGACTGGTTTCAAGGCTTAACACCATTCAAATGCTCTCTGCAACAAAAAGGCATCATTCTCCTGATGCCTACATCAGATGAAATCATGAAGATCATGTTCTCTCTGAACCCAAACAAAGCGCCAGGGCCTGGTGGTCTCACCTCGGGCTTCTTCAAAGCTTCATGGTCATTGCTAGGAAAGGATTGTGCCATTTCGATTCAGAAATTCTTCAACACTG TTCTAGCTAGTGAGATCGTGAATGGTTATCATAAGAACAGAGGGTCAAAGAAGATTACCATCAAGGTTGACATTGCAAAAGCGTTTGATACTCTCTCATGGGACTTCCTCCTCTCAGCACTGGAAAGTCTAGACCTCCCCGACCACTTTATTCGGCTGCTGAAAGCTTGTATCTGCACAACATCGTTTATGGTAGGTTACAATGGAACGGTGAGTGATTTCTTGAAAGGAAAAAGAGGCTTTAGGCAGGGAGATCCTCTTTCTCTCTACCTCTTTGTTATTGCCATGAACTACTTATCACTGATGTTGGATAAAGATGCGAGGCCAGGGAATCTGTCTTACCATCACCAATGCCAAAAGACTAAGTTGACTCATCTTTCCTTTGCGTCGGGACTTACGGAACAAGAAATCTCAGCAATCCAAGGATCAACTGGTATGCCTAATAGAAGCCTTCCTATGCGCTACTTAGGTGTTCCCTTGTGTACAAAGAAACTCTACTTGCAGAACCGCGAGCCTCTTTTGCAGCAGATCAAACAATGCATCTCTTCTTGGTTTGCAAAAGCTCTTTCTTTTGCGGGAAGACTACTGTTGATCAAAACTAATATTGCAGGTGTCTCCACCTTCTGGTGTTCCAGTTTTATTCTGCCAAAATCTTGCATTAATAAGATCAATTCACTTTGTGGTATATTCTTGTGGAAAGGAAGCAGTGAAGGTCACCATTCTGCTAAAGTCAGTTGGGAAACAGTGACTCTTACCAAAAAGCAAGGAGGGCTTGGCGTCAAAGACCTACACAGTTGGAACCTCGCTTGTATCATGAAGCTTGTCTAG
- the LOC106398828 gene encoding uncharacterized protein LOC106398828 — protein sequence MEDYYEWEVDERLRQKYNTGEIYTYLKGHHPQVPWAKIIWFSYGIPRHSFLMWLVLLDRLLPYGDRLLLDVSSNLSSIGRTLFFQLQMLPSNRDSLRLTLLAIQDTIYWIRTERNNRLNQQAFKPLETIISTIDKQIRNLYKASSKPIPELLQRWHNSGFSDHDFKRRKQCFR from the exons ATGGAGGACTACTATGAGTGGGAGGTTGATGAGAGATTACGACAGAAGTACAACACTGGAGAGATATACACTTACCTCAAGGGTCATCATCCACAGGTCCCATGGGCAAAGATCATTTGGTTTTCCTATGGAATCCCACGTCATAGCTTTCTCATGTGGCTCGTGTTACTCGATCGCT TACTACCATATGGAGACAGATTGCTACTCGATGTCAGCTCCAACCTCTCTTCAATTGGGAGGACACTGTTCTTCCAACTTCAGATGCTCCCCAGTAATCGAGATTCTCTGCGCCTTACACTGCTAGCGATTCAAGATACCATCTACTGGATTCGGACTGAACGAAATAATCGTCTTAACCAACAAGCCTTCAAGCCGCTTGAAACGATCATCTCCACCATCGATAAGCAGATTCGCAACCTCTACAAAGCTTCCAGCAAGCCAATCCCAGAGCTTCTTCAGCGATGGCACAACTCTGGTTTCTCTGACCATGACTTCAAGCGGAGGAAACAATGTTTTAGATGA
- the LOC106397365 gene encoding mRNA cap guanine-N7 methyltransferase 1-like isoform X5, which produces MKRGFSQSPSSSTPPPSSRFKPNPPGGDSEYDEEESTKNFARKVADHYSRRTNQTLEEREASPIIHLKKLNNWIKSVLIQLYARPDDAVLDLACGKGGDLIKWDKARIGYYVGIDIAEGSIEDCRTRYNGDADHHQRRKKFSFPSRLLCGDCFEVELDKILEEDAPFDICSCQFAMHYSWTTEARARRALANVSALLRPGGVFIGTMPDANVIIKKLRQAEGLEIGNSVYWIRFGEEYSQKKFKSSSPFGIEYIFHLEDAVDCPEWIVPFNIFKSLAEEYDLELVFVKNSHEFVHEYMKKPEFVELMRRLGALGDGNQDQSTLSADEWDAAYLYLSFVLRKGGGHSVGAQRRGGRRKNGKMNLSKDDVLYIDN; this is translated from the exons ATGAAACGAGGATTCTCACAATCTCCTTCCAGCTCTACTCCTCCTCCTTCCTCCAGATTCAAACCCAACCCTCCAG GAGGTGATTCAGAGTATGATGAAGAGGAGAGCACAAAGAACTTTGCGAGGAAAGTAGCAGATCATTACAGTCGAAGAACAAACCAAACATTGGAAGAGAGAGAAGCTAGTCCCATCATTCATTTGAAGAAACTTAACAATTGG attAAAAGTGTGTTGATCCAGCTTTATGCTCGTCCTGACGATGCTGTTCTAGACCTTGCCTGTGGGAAG GGTGGTGATTTGATCAAGTGGGACAAGGCAAGGATCGGGTACTATGTTGGAATCGATATAGCTGAAGGTTCG ATTGAAGACTGTCGAACGCGTTATAATGGGGACGCAGACCATCACCAACGCCGTAAGAAGTTCAGCTTTCCCTCCCGTTTATTATGTGGTGATTGTTTTGAG GTAGAACTAGACAAGATTCTTGAAGAGGATGCCCCTTTTGATATCTGCAGTTGCCAG TTTGCAATGCATTACTCATGGACTACTGAGGCACGTGCACGACGAGCTTTGGCTAATGTCTCAGCTCTTCTTCGTCCTGGAGGCGTCTTTATCGGAACAATGCCTGATGCCAATGTTATCATTAAAAAACTCCGACAAg CTGAAGGTTTGGAGATTGGTAATAGTGTGTACTGGATTCGTTTTGGTGAAGAATATTCTCAAAAG AAGTTCAAATCTAGCAGCCCCTTTGGTATCGAATACATATTTCATCTCGAG GATGCTGTTGATTGCCCTGAATGGATTGTGCCCTTTAACATCTTCAAGTCTTTAGCCGAAGAG TATGATCTAGAGTTGGTGTTTGTGAAGAACTCACACGAGTTTGTCCATGAGTATATGAAAAAACCAGAGTTTGTAGAACTCATGAGAAGGCTTGGTGCTCTAGGTGATGGTAATCAAGACCAGA GCACGTTATCAGCTGATGAATGGGATGCTGCATATCTATACCTCTCTTTTGTCTTGAGGAAG GGAGGAGGACACTCtgttggagctcaaaggagagGAGGGAGGAGGAAGAATGGGAAAATGAACTTATCCAAAGACGATGTTTTGTATATTGATAACTGA
- the LOC106397365 gene encoding mRNA cap guanine-N7 methyltransferase 1-like isoform X2 yields the protein MKRGFSQSPSSSTPPPSSRFKPNPPGGDSEYDEEESTKNFARKVADHYSRRTNQTLEEREASPIIHLKKLNNWIKSVLIQLYARPDDAVLDLACGKVIVLLLCSCQWLCFLRLIAMYCFNICQGGDLIKWDKARIGYYVGIDIAEGSIEDCRTRYNGDADHHQRRKKFSFPSRLLCGDCFEVELDKILEEDAPFDICSCQFAMHYSWTTEARARRALANVSALLRPGGVFIGTMPDANVIIKKLRQAEGLEIGNSVYWIRFGEEYSQKKFKSSSPFGIEYIFHLEDAVDCPEWIVPFNIFKSLAEEYDLELVFVKNSHEFVHEYMKKPEFVELMRRLGALGDGNQDQSTLSADEWDAAYLYLSFVLRKGGGHSVGAQRRGGRRKNGKMNLSKDDVLYIDN from the exons ATGAAACGAGGATTCTCACAATCTCCTTCCAGCTCTACTCCTCCTCCTTCCTCCAGATTCAAACCCAACCCTCCAG GAGGTGATTCAGAGTATGATGAAGAGGAGAGCACAAAGAACTTTGCGAGGAAAGTAGCAGATCATTACAGTCGAAGAACAAACCAAACATTGGAAGAGAGAGAAGCTAGTCCCATCATTCATTTGAAGAAACTTAACAATTGG attAAAAGTGTGTTGATCCAGCTTTATGCTCGTCCTGACGATGCTGTTCTAGACCTTGCCTGTGGGAAGGTTATTGTACTCTTGTTGTGTTCATGTCAGTGGTTATGTTTCTTAAGACTGATTGCTATGTATTGCTTTAACATCTGCCAGGGTGGTGATTTGATCAAGTGGGACAAGGCAAGGATCGGGTACTATGTTGGAATCGATATAGCTGAAGGTTCG ATTGAAGACTGTCGAACGCGTTATAATGGGGACGCAGACCATCACCAACGCCGTAAGAAGTTCAGCTTTCCCTCCCGTTTATTATGTGGTGATTGTTTTGAG GTAGAACTAGACAAGATTCTTGAAGAGGATGCCCCTTTTGATATCTGCAGTTGCCAG TTTGCAATGCATTACTCATGGACTACTGAGGCACGTGCACGACGAGCTTTGGCTAATGTCTCAGCTCTTCTTCGTCCTGGAGGCGTCTTTATCGGAACAATGCCTGATGCCAATGTTATCATTAAAAAACTCCGACAAg CTGAAGGTTTGGAGATTGGTAATAGTGTGTACTGGATTCGTTTTGGTGAAGAATATTCTCAAAAG AAGTTCAAATCTAGCAGCCCCTTTGGTATCGAATACATATTTCATCTCGAG GATGCTGTTGATTGCCCTGAATGGATTGTGCCCTTTAACATCTTCAAGTCTTTAGCCGAAGAG TATGATCTAGAGTTGGTGTTTGTGAAGAACTCACACGAGTTTGTCCATGAGTATATGAAAAAACCAGAGTTTGTAGAACTCATGAGAAGGCTTGGTGCTCTAGGTGATGGTAATCAAGACCAGA GCACGTTATCAGCTGATGAATGGGATGCTGCATATCTATACCTCTCTTTTGTCTTGAGGAAG GGAGGAGGACACTCtgttggagctcaaaggagagGAGGGAGGAGGAAGAATGGGAAAATGAACTTATCCAAAGACGATGTTTTGTATATTGATAACTGA
- the LOC106397365 gene encoding mRNA cap guanine-N7 methyltransferase 1-like isoform X4, whose amino-acid sequence MKRGFSQSPSSSTPPPSSRFKPNPPGGDSEYDEEESTKNFARKVADHYSRRTNQTLEEREASPIIHLKKLNNWGGDLIKWDKARIGYYVGIDIAEGSIEDCRTRYNGDADHHQRRKKFSFPSRLLCGDCFEVELDKILEEDAPFDICSCQFAMHYSWTTEARARRALANVSALLRPGGVFIGTMPDANVIIKKLRQAEGLEIGNSVYWIRFGEEYSQKKFKSSSPFGIEYIFHLEDAVDCPEWIVPFNIFKSLAEEVTNFTPLRVQGFRHYLSFRLTLSHEQYDLELVFVKNSHEFVHEYMKKPEFVELMRRLGALGDGNQDQSTLSADEWDAAYLYLSFVLRKGGGHSVGAQRRGGRRKNGKMNLSKDDVLYIDN is encoded by the exons ATGAAACGAGGATTCTCACAATCTCCTTCCAGCTCTACTCCTCCTCCTTCCTCCAGATTCAAACCCAACCCTCCAG GAGGTGATTCAGAGTATGATGAAGAGGAGAGCACAAAGAACTTTGCGAGGAAAGTAGCAGATCATTACAGTCGAAGAACAAACCAAACATTGGAAGAGAGAGAAGCTAGTCCCATCATTCATTTGAAGAAACTTAACAATTGG GGTGGTGATTTGATCAAGTGGGACAAGGCAAGGATCGGGTACTATGTTGGAATCGATATAGCTGAAGGTTCG ATTGAAGACTGTCGAACGCGTTATAATGGGGACGCAGACCATCACCAACGCCGTAAGAAGTTCAGCTTTCCCTCCCGTTTATTATGTGGTGATTGTTTTGAG GTAGAACTAGACAAGATTCTTGAAGAGGATGCCCCTTTTGATATCTGCAGTTGCCAG TTTGCAATGCATTACTCATGGACTACTGAGGCACGTGCACGACGAGCTTTGGCTAATGTCTCAGCTCTTCTTCGTCCTGGAGGCGTCTTTATCGGAACAATGCCTGATGCCAATGTTATCATTAAAAAACTCCGACAAg CTGAAGGTTTGGAGATTGGTAATAGTGTGTACTGGATTCGTTTTGGTGAAGAATATTCTCAAAAG AAGTTCAAATCTAGCAGCCCCTTTGGTATCGAATACATATTTCATCTCGAG GATGCTGTTGATTGCCCTGAATGGATTGTGCCCTTTAACATCTTCAAGTCTTTAGCCGAAGAGGTAACTAATTTTACCCCTCTCCGTGTTCAAGGGTTTAGACATTATTTATCATTCAGGTTGACATTGTCCCATGAACAGTATGATCTAGAGTTGGTGTTTGTGAAGAACTCACACGAGTTTGTCCATGAGTATATGAAAAAACCAGAGTTTGTAGAACTCATGAGAAGGCTTGGTGCTCTAGGTGATGGTAATCAAGACCAGA GCACGTTATCAGCTGATGAATGGGATGCTGCATATCTATACCTCTCTTTTGTCTTGAGGAAG GGAGGAGGACACTCtgttggagctcaaaggagagGAGGGAGGAGGAAGAATGGGAAAATGAACTTATCCAAAGACGATGTTTTGTATATTGATAACTGA